The Streptomyces sp. NBC_00344 genome includes a window with the following:
- a CDS encoding malonic semialdehyde reductase: MSLVLDPAAQDLLFREARTANTFTEEPVTEEQVQAIYDLVKFGPTAFNQSPLRVTLVRSPEARERLVPLMAEGNRPKTATAPLVAILSADNEFHEELPQLLPHFPQAKDVFFSERPAREQAAALNAALQAGYFIVGVRAAGLAAGPMTGFDFGAVQKEFLDDDHTPLMIVNIGKPGDDAWFPRSPRLGFDEVVTTV, encoded by the coding sequence ATGTCGCTCGTTCTCGACCCCGCCGCCCAGGACCTCCTCTTCCGCGAGGCTCGCACCGCCAACACCTTCACGGAGGAGCCGGTCACCGAAGAGCAGGTGCAGGCGATCTACGACCTGGTCAAGTTCGGGCCGACCGCCTTCAACCAGTCGCCGCTCCGGGTCACCCTGGTCCGCTCCCCCGAGGCCCGTGAGCGCCTGGTGCCGCTGATGGCCGAGGGCAACCGGCCGAAGACCGCCACCGCGCCGCTGGTCGCGATCCTCTCCGCGGACAATGAGTTCCACGAGGAACTTCCGCAGCTGCTCCCGCACTTCCCGCAGGCCAAGGACGTCTTCTTCTCCGAGCGCCCGGCCCGCGAGCAGGCCGCCGCGCTGAACGCCGCGCTGCAGGCCGGCTACTTCATCGTCGGCGTCCGCGCCGCCGGACTGGCCGCAGGTCCGATGACCGGCTTCGACTTCGGCGCCGTCCAGAAGGAGTTCCTGGACGACGACCACACCCCGCTGATGATCGTCAACATCGGCAAGCCGGGCGACGACGCCTGGTTCCCGCGCAGCCCGCGCCTCGGCTTCGACGAGGTCGTCACCACGGTCTGA
- a CDS encoding exodeoxyribonuclease VII small subunit yields the protein MAKAKPEETAPGYEQARDELIDVVRRLEAGGTTLEESLALWERGEELAKVCRGWLEGARARLDAALAGTDAEEE from the coding sequence ATGGCCAAGGCAAAGCCGGAGGAGACAGCTCCGGGGTACGAGCAGGCGCGGGACGAACTGATCGACGTCGTACGGCGGCTGGAGGCGGGCGGGACGACGCTGGAGGAGTCCCTGGCGCTGTGGGAGCGCGGCGAGGAGCTGGCGAAGGTGTGCCGGGGGTGGCTCGAGGGTGCGCGGGCACGGCTGGACGCGGCCCTCGCGGGGACGGACGCCGAGGAGGAGTGA
- the xseA gene encoding exodeoxyribonuclease VII large subunit translates to MALNTSADAPLPVGEVSRLIGGWIDRLGAVWVEGQITQLSRRPGAGVVFLTLRDPSYDISLSVTCFRQVFDAVADVVSEGARVVVRAKPEWYAPRGQLSLRAVEIRPVGIGELLVRLEQLKKSLAGEGLFAPDRKRPVPFLPQLIGLVTGRASAAERDVLENARRRWPAVRFEVRNVAVQGVRAVAQVVDAVQELDRLPDVDVIIVARGGGSVEDLLPFSDEQLIRAVAACGTPVVSAIGHEPDSPLLDLVADVRASTPTDAAKKVVPDVGEELDRVRLLRDRSLRTLQGLLDREQRGLAAALARPSMERPQLMVEERREAVDALVERSRRTLRHLLDRADSELSHTRARVIALSPAATLERGYAVLQRADGAVVRSPGEVSDGEPLRARVSGGELHLTVVPGEQD, encoded by the coding sequence ATGGCTCTGAATACGAGTGCGGATGCGCCGCTGCCGGTCGGCGAGGTGTCACGGCTCATCGGGGGGTGGATCGACCGGCTCGGTGCGGTGTGGGTCGAGGGTCAGATCACACAGCTCTCGCGCCGGCCGGGTGCCGGGGTGGTCTTTCTGACGCTCCGCGACCCCTCGTACGACATCTCGCTGTCGGTGACCTGCTTCCGGCAGGTCTTCGACGCGGTCGCCGACGTGGTGTCGGAGGGGGCGCGGGTCGTCGTCCGTGCCAAGCCGGAGTGGTATGCGCCGCGCGGGCAGCTGTCGCTGCGCGCTGTGGAGATACGGCCCGTGGGCATCGGTGAACTGCTCGTCCGTCTTGAGCAGTTGAAGAAGTCGCTGGCCGGGGAGGGACTGTTCGCGCCGGACCGCAAGAGGCCGGTGCCGTTTCTGCCCCAGCTGATCGGTCTGGTGACCGGCCGGGCGTCGGCGGCCGAGCGTGACGTGCTGGAGAACGCCCGTCGGCGCTGGCCCGCGGTGCGCTTCGAGGTGCGGAACGTGGCGGTTCAGGGGGTGCGTGCGGTGGCGCAGGTGGTCGACGCGGTGCAGGAGCTCGACCGGCTGCCGGACGTGGACGTGATCATCGTGGCCCGCGGCGGCGGCAGCGTGGAGGATCTGCTGCCGTTCTCCGACGAGCAGCTGATCCGGGCGGTGGCAGCGTGCGGTACACCCGTGGTGTCGGCCATCGGGCACGAGCCGGATTCACCTCTGCTCGATCTGGTCGCGGACGTCCGGGCATCCACACCGACGGACGCGGCGAAGAAGGTCGTCCCGGACGTCGGCGAGGAGCTGGACCGGGTGAGGCTGCTGCGTGACCGTTCGCTGCGGACGCTCCAGGGGCTGCTCGACCGGGAGCAGCGCGGGCTGGCCGCCGCGCTGGCCAGGCCTTCGATGGAGCGGCCGCAGCTGATGGTGGAGGAACGCCGGGAAGCCGTCGACGCGCTGGTCGAGCGGAGCCGGCGCACTCTGCGCCATCTGCTGGACCGCGCGGACTCGGAGCTCTCGCACACCCGGGCGCGGGTGATCGCGTTGTCCCCGGCGGCCACGCTTGAGCGCGGGTACGCGGTGCTCCAGCGAGCGGACGGGGCGGTGGTGCGGTCCCCCGGCGAGGTGTCGGACGGTGAGCCGCTGCGGGCCCGGGTTTCCGGCGGGGAGCTGCACCTGACGGTCGTACCGGGGGAACAGGACTAG
- a CDS encoding APC family permease, producing MTTDSGGAGSSAAAPALRRNLGFRDLVVYGLLFIAPMAPVGIFGTLDAKSHGAVALVYVAATVAMAFTAFSYAQMVRVVPRAGSVFSYATKGLGPGPGFIAGWMAMLDYLLIPAVAYLFSGIAMNALVPSVSRWVWTAIAVVVTTLLNLWGVKAAARVGFAVLALEIVALGVFVVAAVVVLVRDGAQRGWLSPFTGDAGFSAGAVLGAVSVAVLSYLGFDAIASFAEEVTGGSARVARAVLFCLVLAGALFIVQSYLAAVLEPMSSAQLAADPVAQGSAFYDTVDSAAGSWLHDLVASSKALGAAFAALAGQAAAGRLLFAMGRDRRLPRLLSKVDGSSGVPRPALLLAAVVTLLAAVWAARRDDGLDRLVSVVDIGALTAFLLLHASVVGWFAVRKGEGAPVWWRHVLMPVLGAAVTVAVIVKATAVAQWAGLIWLAAGLVVVGVQGARRDGRDVGGTP from the coding sequence ATGACTACGGACAGTGGTGGGGCGGGCAGCTCGGCAGCGGCGCCGGCGCTTCGGCGGAATCTCGGTTTCCGGGACCTCGTGGTCTACGGGCTGCTCTTCATCGCTCCGATGGCCCCGGTCGGGATCTTCGGCACCCTCGACGCCAAGTCGCACGGGGCTGTCGCCCTGGTCTATGTCGCCGCCACCGTCGCGATGGCGTTCACCGCATTCAGCTACGCGCAGATGGTGCGGGTGGTGCCCCGCGCCGGTTCGGTGTTCTCCTACGCGACCAAGGGCCTCGGCCCCGGGCCCGGTTTCATCGCCGGCTGGATGGCGATGCTCGACTATCTGCTGATCCCGGCGGTCGCCTATCTCTTCTCGGGAATCGCGATGAACGCGCTGGTTCCTTCGGTGTCGCGGTGGGTGTGGACGGCCATCGCCGTGGTGGTGACCACCCTGCTGAATCTCTGGGGGGTGAAGGCTGCCGCCCGGGTGGGTTTCGCGGTGCTGGCCCTTGAGATCGTGGCACTCGGGGTGTTCGTGGTGGCGGCGGTGGTGGTTCTGGTCCGGGACGGGGCGCAGCGCGGCTGGCTCTCGCCGTTCACCGGCGATGCGGGGTTCTCCGCGGGCGCGGTGCTGGGGGCGGTGTCCGTGGCTGTCCTCTCCTACCTGGGCTTCGACGCGATCGCGTCGTTCGCGGAGGAGGTCACCGGGGGGTCCGCGCGGGTGGCGCGTGCGGTGCTGTTCTGTCTGGTGCTCGCGGGTGCGCTGTTCATCGTGCAGTCGTATCTGGCGGCAGTGCTCGAACCGATGTCGTCGGCGCAGCTGGCCGCCGATCCGGTCGCTCAGGGCTCGGCCTTCTACGACACGGTCGACTCGGCGGCGGGCAGCTGGCTGCACGACCTGGTGGCGTCGAGCAAGGCGCTCGGTGCGGCCTTCGCCGCGCTGGCCGGACAGGCGGCAGCCGGCCGGCTGCTCTTCGCGATGGGAAGGGACCGGCGGCTGCCACGGCTGCTCTCCAAGGTGGACGGCTCCTCCGGGGTGCCGCGGCCGGCGCTGCTGCTGGCCGCGGTGGTGACGCTGCTGGCCGCGGTGTGGGCGGCCCGGCGGGACGACGGCCTCGACCGGCTGGTGTCGGTGGTCGACATCGGGGCACTCACCGCCTTCCTTCTGCTGCACGCATCGGTGGTGGGCTGGTTCGCGGTACGGAAGGGCGAAGGAGCACCGGTCTGGTGGCGGCATGTGCTCATGCCGGTGCTGGGCGCGGCGGTGACTGTCGCGGTGATCGTGAAGGCCACCGCCGTGGCGCAGTGGGCCGGTCTGATCTGGCTGGCCGCCGGGCTGGTGGTGGTCGGCGTGCAGGGGGCCCGTCGTGACGGCCGCGATGTCGGTGGCACCCCGTAG
- a CDS encoding DUF4245 domain-containing protein, translating into MAATRGKQTVRGLVQSMVVIGAVVACIYVFVPHGGSSEPMKAVDYRVELLTARRAAPYPVQAPVGLPGKWKPTSVSYDGQAGNAWHLGFLDPEGEYVAVEQSSGQSDRFVADVTEDAARTSRTQQVDGETWQRWKGPKYDALVRRDKGSTTVVTGTAPYGQLATMASALQAGPQPAAP; encoded by the coding sequence GTGGCAGCTACTCGAGGCAAGCAGACGGTGCGGGGACTGGTGCAGTCGATGGTCGTCATCGGCGCCGTCGTCGCATGCATCTATGTGTTCGTGCCGCACGGCGGCAGTTCGGAACCGATGAAGGCGGTCGACTACCGCGTCGAGCTGCTCACCGCGCGGCGTGCGGCACCGTATCCGGTCCAGGCGCCGGTCGGGCTCCCGGGCAAGTGGAAGCCGACGTCGGTCTCGTACGACGGACAGGCCGGCAACGCCTGGCACCTCGGGTTCCTGGACCCGGAGGGGGAGTACGTCGCGGTGGAGCAGTCCAGCGGGCAGTCGGATCGGTTCGTCGCCGACGTCACCGAGGACGCGGCCAGGACGTCCCGGACGCAGCAGGTGGACGGGGAGACCTGGCAGCGCTGGAAGGGCCCGAAGTACGACGCCCTGGTGCGCAGGGACAAGGGCTCCACGACGGTGGTGACGGGTACCGCCCCGTACGGGCAGCTGGCCACGATGGCGTCGGCGCTGCAGGCCGGGCCGCAGCCGGCGGCGCCGTAG